Proteins encoded within one genomic window of Trichoderma asperellum chromosome 2, complete sequence:
- the PUP1 gene encoding proteasome core particle subunit beta 2 (BUSCO:EOG092D3HJ3~MEROPS:MER0000542): protein MPGFDFSNYNRNAALHARGVPLPKATSTGTTIVGCIFDGGVVIAADTRATSGPIVADKNCEKLHYISPQIWCAGAGTAADTEFTTALISSQLELHSLSTGRKPRVVTCMTLLKQHLFRYQGHIGAYLVVAGCDPTGTHLFTVHAHGSTDKLPYVTMGSGSLAAMSVFETQWKADLSRDEAVKLCSDAILSGIWNDLGSGSNVDVAVITKEKTTLLRNYIKPNEKSAKLQSYRFEKGTTAVLNEKVINKSDLKRYVTVHDLPVEGEKMDVDT, encoded by the exons ATGCCGGGCTTCGACTTCTCCAACTACAACCGCAATGCGGCCCTGCACGCCCGTGGAGTGCCTCTGCCCAAGGCGACCAGCACAGGAACAACCATTGTCGGCTGTATCTTTGACGGCGGCGTTGTG ATTGCTGCTGATACCCGAGCCACCTCCGGCCCCATTGTCGCCGACAAGAACTGCGAGAAGCTTCACTACATCTCCCCCCAGATCTGGTGTGCCGGTGCCGGTACCGCCGCCGACACCGAGTTCACCACCGCCCTCATCTCCTCCCAGCTCGAGCTGCACTCCCTCTCAACCGGCCGCAAGCCCCGCGTCGTCACCTGCATGACCCTCCTCAAGCAGCACCTCTTCCGCTACCAGGGCCACATTGGCGCGTacctcgtcgtcgccggcTGCGACCCTACCGGCACCCACCTCTTCACCGTCCACGCCCACGGCAGCACAGACAAGCTCCCCTACGTCACCATGGGATCTGGTAGTCTTGCTGCTATGAGCGTCTTCGAGACGCAGTGGAAGGCGGACTTGTCGCGAGATGAGGCTGTCAAGCTGTGCAGCGATGCCATTCTGTCTGGTATCTGGAACGATCTGGGCTCTGGTTCCAACGTCGACGTTGCCGTCATCACCAAGGAGAAGACTACCCTGCTACGAAATTACATCAAGCCCAACGAGAAGAGCGCGAAGCTGCAGAGCTACCGCTTCGAGAAGGGCACCACTGCCGTCTTAAATGAAAAGGTCATCAACAAGAGCGATCTTAAACGATATGTCACAGTACACGACTTACCGGTTGAGggcgagaagatggatgTTGATACCTAA
- a CDS encoding uncharacterized protein (EggNog:ENOG41) has translation MKDAVTNRPSLLDLRSHSANSAASTTSRPLRSPRLHVAGEAPPELSPLDAFALQSRLLARQLQETTNKDGNRVSRLPPLTAESPLIIQGRSEYFRSMSQDSASERDESPAPTSSGLGLVEDAFSGEVERPRSMHPRMSRIPATPDDGAPPVPEDLPDVPDIPEYARGRRLGQRDDANSYFGARQDRSPSPLENDILPPLDRQSTKSPISGRPQPSSFSSAFSDSSPRRFKQSSLDEIGLAPPRSLFPGRFPSALPSPVPTEEDSFGNMSSSVQSLPSRKLSSGSAALPHHMASSVMPSFQRSPSAASESSALPRPAFNFSRPMSRSGTPSFDPPIRQASSDSQPSFILADESAQTPISMHSEAFMEQPADGNNGTYVYSKFVLPRGKSIQRSESSDNRPQAAAPPSPPTRPSSSARTIPDDAASISSAMTRQQSDAGKLSSESSSRGPRPSNESRRQAEDAPRGRSRTMHAGEAPRGRTPASIGTSDSANTVRPTMSVRSTTSTAGPAPAPTAAEMTAEEHLAKGIECHEKGSLNESTYHLRHAARLNHPTAMLLYALACRHGWGMKANQKEGVQWLRKAADMASGEVAEDEGMAKEGKRINIAENKTHKAQFALSIYELGVSHMNGWGIEQDKALALRCFEIAGTWGDVDALAEAGFCYAQGIGCKKNLKKSAKFYRMAEAKGMSMVGNSWIHKAKYMDDEDAPDIPKKARARSKSRSRAMFGKKPAS, from the exons GAAGCACCTCCCGAACTCTCTCCCTTGGATGCCTTCGCCTTGCAGAGTCGACTGCTGGCTCGACAGCTCCAGGAAACTACCAACAAAGATGGAAATCGCGTTAGCCGACTTCCCCCTCTGACGGCTGAGAGCCCTCTGATCATCCAGGGCCGGTCAGAGTATTTCCGATCCATGTCCCAGGACTCGGCATCTGAGCGTGATGAATCCCCTGCCCCGACTTCCTCTGGACTGGGGCTGGTGGAAGACGCCTTTTCAGGTGAAGTTGAACGGCCAAGATCTATGCATCCGCGGATGAGTCGAATTCCCGCCACACCCGATGACGGCGCGCCTCCTGTGCCAGAAGATCTACCAGATGTACCAGATATTCCTGAATATGCTCGGGGCCGACGACTGGGACAACGCGATGATGCAAATAGTTACTTCGGGGCACGGCAAGATCGATCCCCATCACCTCTAGAAAACGATATCCTTCCTCCACTTGATCGCCAATCAACAAAATCCCCTATTTCTGGCCGTCCTCAGCCCtcgtctttctcttctgctttttcGGATTCCTCTCCTCGGAGATTCAAACAGAGCTCCCTTGACGAAATCGGCCTGGCACCACCCAGAAGCCTCTTCCCAGGACGCTTTCCAAGTGCTTTGCCTTCTCCTGTGCCGACAGAAGAGGACTCGTTTGGTAACATGTCCAGCTCGGTTCAGTCGCTGCCTTCTCGAAAACTGTCTTCTGGTAGCGCGGCTCTCCCACACCATATGGCATCGTCTGTTATGCCTTCTTTCCAACGATCTccatctgctgcttctgaaTCTTCCGCGCTTCCTCGACCCGCCTTCAACTTTTCTCGGCCCATGAGCAGATCTGGAACCCCCAGTTTTGACCCTCCCATCCGGCAGGCTTCGTCAGATAGCCAGCCATCATTTATACTGGCTGATGAGTCGGCCCAGACTCCGATAAGCATGCACAGTGAAGCCTTTATGGAACAGCCAGCAGACGGCAACAACGGGACATATGTCTACTCAAAGTTTGTTCTGCCTCGAGGAAAGTCAATTCAGCGATCCGAGTCTTCAGATAACCGGCCTCAAGCGGCTGCACCACCCTCACCTCCCACTCGGCCGTCTAGCTCTGCTCGTACTATCCCGGATGATGCTGCCAGTATCTCCAGCGCGATGACAAGACAGCAGAGCGATGCAGGGAAGCTCAGCTCAGAGAGCTCTAGCCGTGGGCCTAGACCTTCGAATGAGTCTAGGCGACAGGCCGAAGATGCCCCTAGAGGCAGATCACGCACCATGCACGCCGGAGAAGCACCTAGGGGTAGAACACCTGCCTCGATTGGTACGAGCGATTCTGCTAATACGGTACGCCCGACCATGTCCGTCCGATCAACAACGAGCACCGCCGGGCCTGCGCCTGCACCTACTGCTGCGGAGATGACAGCTGAAGAGCACCTTGCAAAGGGAATAGAGTGCCATGAGAAAGGCTCTCTAAACGAATCAACCTATCATCTCCGTCATGCAGCTCGACTCAACCACCCAACAGCCATGCTTCTGTATGCTCTTGCTTGTCGCCATGGTTGGGGCATGAAAGCCAATCAGAAAGAAGGCGTGCAGTGGTTACGGAAAGCAGCTGATATGGCAAGTGGGGAGGTTGCAGAGGATGAGGGGATGGCTAAGGAAGGAAAGCGTATCAACATTGCTGAAAATAAAACCCACAAGGCACAATTTGCCTTGAGCATCTACGAGTTGGGCGTAAGCCATATGAACGGATGGGGTATTGAGCAAGACAAAGCCCTCGCGCTGCGTTGCTTCGAAATCGCTGGCA CATGGGGTGATGTCGATGCTTTGGCGGAAGCTGGTTTCTGCTACGCTCAGGGAATCGGCTGCAAGAAGAACTTGAAGAAGAGTGCCAAGTTTTACCGAATGGCTGAAGCTAAGGGCATGAGCATGGTTGGAAACAGCTG GATCCATAAGGCAAAATACatggatgacgaggatgccCCAGATATCCCGAAGAAGGCTCGAGCCCGCAGCAAATCGCGCTCACGGGCAATGTTTGGTAAAAAACCCGCTTCATAA